The following are encoded in a window of Sphaerisporangium siamense genomic DNA:
- a CDS encoding ABC transporter ATP-binding protein, producing the protein MDPDLRASGLRLAYGDRTVVDGLDVVVPPGRITAIVGANACGKSTLLRALARLLAPLEGAVRLDGRALRSIPTRELAQRLGILPQTPVAPEGLTVIDLVGRGRSPYQTWWRQWSAADEQAVHGALAATGLTALAHRPVDELSGGQRQRAWIAMAVAQGTQVLLLDEPTTYLDLAHQIDVLDLITDLNRREGRTIVMVLHDLNQACRYADHMIAMKSGKIVTEGAPADVVTAATVEDIFGLRCQVTMDPISATPLVIPKGRHHDA; encoded by the coding sequence ATGGATCCGGACCTGCGGGCGAGCGGCCTGCGCCTGGCGTACGGCGACCGTACGGTGGTCGACGGCCTGGACGTGGTGGTCCCGCCGGGGCGCATCACGGCCATCGTGGGCGCCAACGCGTGCGGCAAGTCGACGCTGTTGCGGGCGCTGGCCCGGCTGCTGGCGCCTTTGGAGGGCGCGGTGCGGCTGGACGGCCGGGCGTTGCGCTCGATCCCGACCCGCGAGCTGGCCCAGCGTCTCGGCATCCTGCCGCAGACGCCGGTCGCGCCCGAGGGGCTGACCGTCATCGACCTGGTCGGCCGGGGCCGGTCGCCGTACCAGACGTGGTGGCGGCAGTGGTCGGCGGCCGACGAGCAGGCCGTGCACGGCGCGCTCGCCGCCACCGGGCTGACCGCCCTGGCCCACCGCCCGGTGGACGAGCTGTCCGGGGGGCAGCGGCAGCGCGCCTGGATCGCCATGGCGGTCGCGCAGGGCACGCAGGTGCTGCTGCTCGACGAGCCGACGACGTACCTGGACCTGGCGCACCAGATCGACGTGCTGGACCTCATCACCGACCTGAACCGTCGCGAGGGCCGGACCATCGTCATGGTGCTGCACGACCTCAACCAGGCCTGCCGGTACGCCGACCACATGATCGCCATGAAGTCCGGCAAGATCGTCACCGAGGGCGCCCCCGCCGACGTCGTCACCGCCGCCACGGTCGAGGACATCTTCGGCCTCCGCTGCCAGGTCACCATGGACCCGATCAGCGCCACCCCCCTGGTGATCCCGAAGGGCCGCCACCACGACGCCTAG
- a CDS encoding FecCD family ABC transporter permease, with protein sequence MVRTSGETRAGDTAAVPARRHFRLAVPPVSGVLRPRLVAVCAALLAATFLVFCWGVSMGDVPIGLTAVMKALAGQGDPGTLLVVRELRLPRALVGLLAGVAFAVSGALFQTMTRNPLASPDMIGLTEGAGTAVVAGIVLGWDAGIGVQALGLTGALATALLVYLLAWRRGTTGYRIILVGIGLSWICTSATDFLVARGGRFQAQAALGWLVGNLNGRSFEDAIPLAVAVAVLVPATLVLGRLLRTLQLGDDVAAALGTRVQAVRLGLMLTGVGLVAFATAAAGPIAFVALAAPQIAQRLAGAAHPPPVASALTGALVVLGGDLAARTIIPGTELPVGVVTGVLGAPVLLWLLIRVNRAGSGG encoded by the coding sequence GTGGTCCGCACCTCCGGCGAGACCCGGGCCGGCGACACCGCCGCCGTCCCCGCGCGCCGGCACTTCCGCCTCGCCGTCCCGCCCGTCTCCGGCGTCCTGCGGCCCCGCCTGGTCGCGGTGTGCGCGGCGCTGCTGGCCGCGACGTTCCTGGTGTTCTGCTGGGGCGTCTCGATGGGCGACGTCCCCATCGGGCTCACCGCCGTGATGAAGGCCCTGGCAGGCCAGGGCGACCCGGGGACGCTGCTGGTCGTCAGGGAGCTGCGGCTGCCGCGCGCCCTGGTCGGGCTGCTCGCGGGCGTCGCCTTCGCCGTGTCCGGCGCCCTGTTCCAGACGATGACCCGCAACCCGCTGGCCTCCCCCGACATGATCGGCCTCACCGAGGGCGCGGGGACGGCCGTGGTCGCGGGGATCGTGCTCGGCTGGGACGCCGGCATCGGCGTGCAGGCGCTCGGCCTGACCGGCGCGCTCGCCACCGCGCTGCTGGTCTACCTGCTGGCCTGGCGGCGCGGCACGACCGGCTACCGCATCATCCTCGTCGGCATCGGCCTGTCGTGGATCTGCACCAGCGCCACCGACTTCCTGGTGGCGCGGGGCGGACGGTTCCAGGCGCAGGCGGCGCTCGGCTGGCTGGTGGGCAACCTCAACGGCCGCTCGTTCGAGGACGCGATCCCGCTCGCCGTCGCCGTCGCCGTGCTGGTGCCCGCGACACTGGTCCTCGGCCGCCTGCTGCGCACCCTGCAGCTCGGCGACGACGTGGCCGCCGCGCTCGGCACCCGCGTCCAGGCCGTGCGGCTCGGCCTGATGCTGACCGGCGTGGGGCTGGTGGCGTTCGCGACCGCGGCGGCGGGGCCGATCGCGTTCGTGGCGCTGGCCGCGCCGCAGATCGCCCAGCGGCTGGCCGGGGCCGCCCACCCTCCCCCGGTCGCCTCCGCGCTGACCGGGGCCCTGGTGGTGCTCGGCGGCGACCTCGCCGCCCGCACGATCATCCCCGGCACCGAGCTCCCCGTCGGCGTCGTCACCGGCGTCCTCGGGGCGCCCGTCCTGCTCTGGCTGCTCATCCGCGTCAACCGCGCGGGGTCAGGAGGCTGA
- a CDS encoding FecCD family ABC transporter permease, protein MTRAQGLRPAFLLVLLGAVLLVLCLLSIALGARGIPLDQVLRALAGHPDSRLVDNVVWTVRVPRTALGVTAGAALGLAGALMQALTRNPLADPGVLGVSAGAAFAIVFSVAVLGLGSLLGYIWFAFAGAFAAGVLVFLLGRMGRSGLTPVKLALAGIAMTSLLTSLTSAIVLTAPDALNRYRFWSAGSLADQGSETVLRVLPFVVAGALLAMACAPALNSLALGDDVAASLGRRLGLVRLQGVAAVTLLTGATVSVIGPVVFLGLVIPHAARALAQRAGIGPDHRWLLPLSAVLAPCLLLAADIAGRMVARPVEIQAGVLIAFLGGPFFIAMVRRRKLAEV, encoded by the coding sequence GTGACCCGCGCCCAAGGGCTACGGCCCGCGTTCCTCCTGGTGCTGCTCGGTGCCGTCCTGCTCGTCCTGTGCCTGCTCTCCATCGCGCTCGGCGCACGAGGGATCCCCCTGGACCAGGTGCTGCGCGCGCTCGCCGGCCATCCCGACAGCCGTCTCGTCGACAACGTCGTCTGGACGGTCCGCGTGCCGCGCACGGCGCTCGGGGTGACCGCCGGCGCGGCGCTCGGCCTGGCGGGCGCGCTCATGCAGGCCCTCACCCGCAACCCGCTCGCCGACCCCGGCGTGCTCGGCGTCAGCGCCGGCGCCGCGTTCGCCATTGTGTTCTCCGTCGCCGTGCTCGGCCTCGGATCGCTGCTCGGGTACATCTGGTTCGCCTTCGCCGGCGCCTTCGCCGCGGGCGTCCTGGTGTTCCTGCTCGGCAGAATGGGACGCTCGGGGCTGACACCGGTCAAGCTCGCGCTCGCGGGCATCGCGATGACGTCGCTGCTCACCTCGCTGACCAGCGCCATCGTCCTGACCGCCCCCGACGCGCTGAACCGCTACCGCTTCTGGTCGGCGGGGTCGCTCGCCGACCAGGGAAGCGAGACCGTGCTGCGGGTGCTGCCGTTCGTGGTCGCGGGGGCGCTGCTGGCCATGGCGTGCGCGCCCGCCCTGAACAGCCTCGCGCTCGGGGACGACGTGGCCGCCTCGCTGGGCCGGCGCCTCGGGCTCGTCCGCCTGCAGGGCGTGGCCGCGGTCACGCTGCTGACCGGCGCCACGGTGTCGGTCATCGGCCCGGTGGTCTTCCTCGGCCTGGTCATCCCGCACGCCGCCCGCGCGCTCGCGCAACGTGCCGGGATAGGGCCGGACCACCGCTGGCTGCTTCCGCTGTCGGCGGTGCTCGCGCCCTGCCTGCTGCTGGCCGCGGACATCGCCGGGCGCATGGTCGCGCGGCCGGTCGAGATCCAGGCCGGGGTGCTCATCGCGTTCCTCGGCGGGCCGTTCTTCATCGCCATGGTCCGCCGTCGCAAGCTCGCGGAGGTGTGA